DNA from Triticum aestivum cultivar Chinese Spring chromosome 7D, IWGSC CS RefSeq v2.1, whole genome shotgun sequence:
tcctcctcccgtcgGCACCGCCGCGGATCCGCCCCGCCTCCGATGGCATTTGGCCTGtggaggtgcggaggatctcgGCCCCCCGCCGGCGGGAGGGACCCTGTTCTCATTTTTGCTAGACTGAACGTCTTGGTTGGGGCTGTGTGGCGGCGGCGATGTCTCTTGGTAGCAATAATGTCTCCCACATCCCATCCCCGTCCCGATGGTGCGAATAGCGTTGTTAAAggatgtgtggaggtgtgtctccgtcggATCTCCTGGGATTTGGCCGGTGTTGGTCTTCGATGGATTTATTTGGATCCAGTTTTtgttcgtcttcgttcgtgtggTTTCAGGCTTGATTTTTCCGATCTACAACTCccttcatcggcgatggttgctgctctggtgtgctcgtcctttgggaccttagcacaacgacttcccaactgtctactacaacaaggtttgcccggctccgatgatggaggggcgatgacggtggcgcgccatcggctcgctccagtgcttgtagtcgtcgctaggtggtccatagacctggttgtaatttttattacctcttgtgttctctgtactgtcatgattgatgaatagattggaaatttctctctcaaaaaaaagaaagaaaaaaataaaataaaaacgtgAAAGAAACAAAACAGAAACCAGGCTGGTCTTTCCAGTGCGCGTGAGCCGGCCCAACCGGGGTTCCGTTCAGCATGGGGTTCGCTCCTGTCTCGCTTACAATGCCAGACATAGGGCGCCCTTGAGATCAGGGcaacttagagagagagagagagagagagagagagagatcaaggcTTATCCCTCCCGCCCTTTTCTCTCGGTTTAGTTAATTTGTTTTGACTGAGATCAGTTCCAACGATAACTTGGGAAGGCGAAGCCGCCGCGCCTATATACGCTCCGCCTCCCTCTGCCCCGATCGCCCATTCGCCCCCAACCCACAACCAACCCTTCCTCCTTCCTCAAGCGCGTCAGCTCCTCCGCCCCGGCGACCCGAGCGAGATGGTGTCCGCCGACGCAGCTCGCAACGTCGTCGGTATCATCGGGAATGTCATCTCCTTCGGCCTCTTCCTCTCCCCTACGTAAGCCCCCATCCCCCCTCCTCTAATCCGCCGCCTCTTTTGTAGACAGTCTAGAGTAATCTATATTCATGGATGGTGGATGTTGCAGGCCGGTTTTCTGGCGGATCatcaaggccaaggacgtggaggAGTTCAAGCCGGACCCCTACCTGGCGACGCTGCTCAACTGCATGCTCTGGGTCTTCTACGGCCTCCCCATCGTCCACCCCAACAGCATCCTCGTCGTCACCATCAACGGGATCGGGCTCGTCATCGAGGGCTCCtacctcatcatcttcttcctctactCCACCAACAACAAGCGGGTACGTACTACCACATCCCTAAATCTAATCCCCTCGCCCGTTGGTTTTCGTCTAGATAGAACAAGATCTGGCCCTAACCCATGCCCGTGCGTGCGTGCCTCCGTGCTTGCAGctgaagatgataggcgtgctcgCCGCCGAGGCGGCGTTCATGGTGGCCGTCGTGCTCGGCGTGCTCCTCGGTGCCCACACCCACGAGAAGCGCTCCATGATCGTCGGCATCCTCTGCGTCATCTTCGGAACCATCATGTATGCCTCCCCGCTCACCATCATGGTACGTA
Protein-coding regions in this window:
- the LOC123170253 gene encoding bidirectional sugar transporter SWEET6a, with amino-acid sequence MVSADAARNVVGIIGNVISFGLFLSPTPVFWRIIKAKDVEEFKPDPYLATLLNCMLWVFYGLPIVHPNSILVVTINGIGLVIEGSYLIIFFLYSTNNKRLKMIGVLAAEAAFMVAVVLGVLLGAHTHEKRSMIVGILCVIFGTIMYASPLTIMGKVIKTKSVEYMPFTLSLVNFLNGCCWLAYALIKFDLYVTIPNGLGAFFGLMQLILYGCYYKRTPKEEKSVELPTSNPAGAGNVSVTVDR